Proteins encoded in a region of the Acidobacteriota bacterium genome:
- a CDS encoding YggS family pyridoxal phosphate-dependent enzyme, which yields MTTDIARNLTQVRRRITLAAKRAGRDPAEVKLIAVSKTKPAAAVRDALAARCHAFGENKVQEAEAKIAEIGHEDAEWHLVGHLQKNKARSAVQLFDVIHSIDSPELVHRLERICGEEGKRSLDVLIQVDLAGEETKSGVAETQLQLLVEVLKRCEHLRFIGLMVLPPFFDDPEDARPFFQRLRAIRDRLRDEGAFTAGDGELSMGMTHDLEVAIEEGATMVRVGTAIFGERN from the coding sequence GTGACGACCGATATTGCAAGAAATCTGACTCAGGTGCGAAGGCGTATTACGCTTGCGGCCAAACGTGCCGGACGCGACCCCGCCGAGGTCAAGCTGATTGCCGTAAGCAAAACCAAACCTGCCGCTGCGGTGCGTGACGCGCTCGCCGCTCGCTGCCACGCCTTTGGCGAGAATAAGGTGCAGGAGGCGGAAGCAAAGATCGCCGAGATCGGCCACGAGGACGCCGAATGGCACCTCGTCGGCCATCTGCAGAAAAATAAGGCCCGTTCTGCGGTTCAGCTTTTCGACGTCATTCATTCCATCGATTCGCCCGAGCTTGTCCATCGTCTCGAACGCATCTGTGGCGAGGAGGGCAAGCGGTCGCTCGACGTTCTTATTCAGGTCGATCTTGCAGGCGAAGAGACAAAGTCCGGCGTTGCAGAAACTCAGCTTCAGCTCTTGGTCGAGGTTTTGAAGCGGTGCGAACATCTGCGATTTATTGGCTTGATGGTCTTGCCTCCGTTCTTTGATGATCCAGAAGATGCGCGCCCGTTCTTCCAAAGGCTTCGAGCAATTCGCGACCGTCTGCGGGACGAAGGAGCGTTCACCGCCGGCGATGGCGAACTCTCGATGGGAATGACCCACGATCTTGAGGTCGCGATCGAAGAGGGTGCGACCATGGTTCGCGTCGGAACTGCGATCTTCGGCGAAAGAAATTGA
- the thrA gene encoding bifunctional aspartate kinase/homoserine dehydrogenase I, whose amino-acid sequence MKVLKFGGSSVAGAERISNVATLVKAASETDRIAVVLSALQGTTDRLIEAGRLAESGDDGYLEKIHEIASQTETAVSTLFPAFVPVELSEFIDHAVDEVESICEGVRRVGELSGRTLDRILSFGELVSSRILYERLTNEHLSVEWVDSRKMIRTDKRYGSAVVDINRTYSNLQEHIASSESRILIFPGFIGSAADGSTTTLGRGGSDYTAALVAAAVDADLLEIWTDVSGMMSADPRYVRNVRQIPSINYLEAMELSHFGAKVLYPPTIQPVMAKGIPLRIKNTFQPADPGTLVEAVSTDRNDIIRGISSIDGITVLSLEGSGMVGVPGFSKRLFDALSRAGINVVLITQSSSEHSICVAVEERFATLAKEVVDTEFEGEISFGKIDPLRVESGFSILAIVGDNMKEHTGVSGRMFMTLGHNGINIHAIAQGSSERNISAVIATSDVRKAVNSLHEEFFSDGRKQVNVFIAGVGTVGSRLIGQIRQQTEHLSETLRLNIRVVGIARSNRAVVADEGIELEDVTSRIENAGEMSISEFADEIIGLNLRNSVFVDVTASEDVVAVYSRLLAKSISVVACNKIACSSGFERYRELKSLASEFNSNFLFETNVGAGLPVINTLNDLIRSGDRIHRIEAVLSGTLNFVFNNYDGSEPFADVVRRAQAEGYTEPDPRLDLSGTDVARKILILARESGNSIEMEDVAIDGFLPETCLSGSVEDFYSEMLKQESVFKGLFESAASEGKMLKFIASLDGGRASIGLRAIGPEHDFARLSGKDNAVLFYTSRYSEQPLVVKGAGAGADVTAAGVFADIIRAART is encoded by the coding sequence ATGAAAGTGCTAAAGTTTGGCGGATCGTCGGTCGCCGGGGCCGAGCGTATCTCTAATGTAGCCACGCTGGTCAAAGCGGCTTCCGAAACAGACAGGATCGCCGTCGTGCTTTCGGCTTTGCAGGGAACGACCGACCGGCTCATCGAGGCCGGCCGGCTCGCGGAATCCGGCGACGACGGGTACCTTGAGAAGATTCATGAGATCGCATCGCAAACCGAAACCGCGGTTTCGACGCTGTTTCCCGCGTTTGTGCCGGTCGAGCTAAGCGAATTCATAGACCATGCCGTTGATGAGGTCGAAAGCATATGCGAGGGTGTCCGCCGCGTCGGCGAACTTTCGGGCCGGACGCTCGACCGCATCCTCAGCTTTGGCGAACTTGTCTCGTCACGCATTCTTTATGAAAGGCTCACGAACGAACACCTCAGCGTTGAATGGGTCGATTCGCGCAAGATGATCCGGACGGATAAGCGGTATGGTTCGGCCGTGGTCGACATCAACCGTACCTATTCAAATCTACAAGAGCATATTGCATCATCGGAATCCCGTATCCTGATCTTTCCGGGCTTCATCGGTTCCGCCGCGGACGGCTCGACCACGACGCTCGGCCGAGGCGGTTCGGATTATACGGCCGCTCTCGTCGCCGCTGCGGTTGATGCCGATCTTCTTGAGATATGGACCGACGTCAGCGGAATGATGTCTGCCGACCCGCGCTACGTGCGAAACGTCCGCCAGATCCCAAGCATCAACTATCTCGAGGCAATGGAACTCTCGCATTTCGGCGCGAAGGTTCTCTATCCGCCTACGATCCAGCCCGTGATGGCGAAGGGCATTCCGCTCCGGATCAAGAACACCTTTCAGCCCGCCGATCCAGGGACGCTCGTAGAAGCAGTTTCCACTGACCGAAACGACATTATCCGCGGCATCAGCAGTATCGACGGCATTACCGTCCTGAGCCTCGAAGGCAGCGGAATGGTCGGCGTTCCGGGGTTCTCGAAGCGGCTCTTCGACGCTCTCTCCCGGGCCGGCATAAACGTGGTTCTCATCACTCAAAGCTCTTCCGAACACTCGATCTGCGTTGCGGTCGAAGAGCGATTCGCCACGCTCGCGAAGGAGGTTGTCGACACTGAGTTCGAGGGCGAGATCAGCTTCGGCAAGATCGATCCGCTGCGGGTCGAGAGCGGTTTTTCCATCCTCGCCATCGTCGGCGACAATATGAAAGAACACACCGGCGTCAGCGGCCGGATGTTCATGACGCTCGGCCATAACGGCATCAACATACACGCAATTGCGCAGGGTTCCTCGGAGCGAAACATTTCCGCCGTCATCGCAACATCCGACGTCCGCAAGGCAGTCAACTCCCTCCACGAAGAGTTCTTCTCCGATGGCCGCAAGCAGGTGAATGTTTTCATTGCAGGCGTCGGAACCGTTGGCAGCCGGTTGATCGGCCAGATCAGGCAGCAGACCGAGCATCTTTCGGAAACGCTTCGGCTCAACATACGCGTTGTCGGCATCGCTCGGAGCAACCGGGCAGTGGTCGCCGATGAAGGCATCGAGCTCGAGGACGTCACTTCGCGAATCGAGAATGCCGGCGAGATGTCGATCTCGGAGTTTGCCGATGAAATAATCGGCCTGAATCTTCGCAACTCTGTCTTTGTCGACGTAACCGCGAGCGAAGATGTTGTAGCCGTTTATTCGCGTTTGCTCGCAAAGAGCATCTCGGTCGTTGCCTGCAATAAGATCGCCTGTTCCTCCGGCTTTGAGCGCTACCGCGAACTTAAGTCGCTCGCCTCCGAGTTCAATTCCAACTTTCTGTTCGAGACGAACGTTGGTGCCGGTCTGCCGGTCATCAACACTCTCAATGACCTTATAAGGAGCGGCGACCGTATCCATCGCATCGAGGCAGTTCTCTCCGGCACCTTGAACTTTGTCTTCAACAATTACGACGGCAGCGAACCGTTCGCCGATGTCGTCCGGCGAGCGCAGGCCGAGGGCTACACCGAGCCCGACCCGCGGCTTGACCTGAGCGGAACAGACGTCGCCCGAAAGATCCTGATACTCGCCCGTGAGTCCGGCAACAGCATCGAGATGGAAGACGTCGCGATCGATGGCTTTCTCCCCGAAACTTGCCTTTCCGGCTCGGTCGAAGATTTTTATTCCGAAATGCTCAAGCAAGAAAGTGTTTTCAAGGGGCTTTTCGAATCGGCCGCTTCCGAGGGAAAGATGCTCAAGTTCATCGCCTCGCTCGATGGCGGCAGAGCGTCGATCGGGTTGCGTGCGATCGGCCCCGAGCACGACTTCGCCCGCCTTTCTGGAAAAGACAACGCGGTTCTGTTCTATACCTCGCGATATTCCGAGCAACCCTTGGTCGTCAAAGGTGCCGGTGCGGGTGCCGACGTCACGGCCGCGGGCGTTTTTGCCGATATCATCCGCGCGGCCCGGACCTGA
- the thrC gene encoding threonine synthase, which produces MQYFSTNGRAAVVGFREALLMGQPEDGGLYFPSQIPDLSELSGSAWSPGSEAETVFRLMHPYVGGEIPDADLGAICGEAINFPFPLVEITPGVFVLELFHGPTLAFKDVGARFMSRCLGHFSHSIGKRAVVIVATSGDTGGAVAHGFAGVEGVSVVILYPKGRVSRVQELQLTRTASNVITMEVQGSFDDCQKLAKTALADPTLRHNYFLTSANSMNIARWLPQQTYYFTTIRQLAGKRVVFSVPSGNFGNIAAGLLAQSSGLEAKSFIAACNANDVVPRYLLTGDYNAEPSRRTLSNAMDVGDPSNLARICELFGNDIGRIRENMAAVSISDEETAATIKKVHEVCGYTMDPHTAVAYRALTRSHTRARDEVGVVLSTAHPVKFDSVADILGNNISVPESVAKLEMLERRAVEITSSYEEMVEMIKESL; this is translated from the coding sequence ATGCAATACTTTAGCACAAACGGCCGAGCGGCCGTCGTCGGTTTCCGGGAAGCACTACTTATGGGCCAGCCGGAGGACGGCGGACTATATTTTCCCTCGCAAATTCCGGATCTCTCCGAACTCTCCGGGTCGGCTTGGTCGCCCGGCAGCGAAGCCGAGACCGTATTTCGTCTGATGCACCCCTATGTTGGCGGAGAGATCCCTGATGCCGATCTTGGGGCCATTTGCGGGGAAGCGATCAATTTTCCTTTCCCGCTGGTTGAGATAACACCCGGCGTTTTCGTTCTTGAGCTTTTTCATGGGCCAACACTTGCGTTTAAGGACGTCGGCGCTCGGTTCATGAGCAGGTGCTTAGGCCATTTTTCCCATTCGATCGGTAAACGGGCGGTAGTCATCGTCGCAACCTCAGGAGATACGGGCGGGGCCGTGGCCCACGGATTTGCTGGCGTTGAGGGTGTTTCGGTGGTCATCTTGTACCCGAAAGGACGGGTAAGCCGCGTTCAAGAGCTCCAGTTAACGCGAACTGCTTCGAATGTAATTACAATGGAGGTACAGGGCTCGTTTGACGACTGCCAAAAACTCGCTAAAACCGCTCTTGCGGACCCGACACTCCGCCACAATTACTTCCTGACCTCAGCAAACTCGATGAACATTGCCCGATGGCTGCCCCAGCAGACCTATTATTTTACGACTATCCGGCAATTGGCAGGCAAAAGGGTCGTTTTTTCGGTCCCGAGCGGCAATTTTGGCAACATAGCCGCGGGTTTGCTTGCACAAAGCTCGGGGTTGGAGGCGAAGTCTTTCATCGCGGCGTGCAATGCGAATGATGTCGTGCCGAGGTATCTCTTGACCGGCGACTACAATGCCGAGCCCTCCCGAAGGACGCTCTCAAATGCGATGGATGTGGGCGATCCCAGCAATCTCGCGAGGATTTGTGAGCTTTTTGGCAATGACATCGGCCGTATTCGGGAGAATATGGCGGCGGTCAGCATTTCGGACGAAGAGACGGCTGCGACCATCAAAAAAGTGCACGAAGTTTGCGGTTACACGATGGATCCGCACACTGCCGTTGCTTACCGAGCCCTAACGAGATCGCACACTCGGGCCCGAGATGAGGTTGGCGTTGTTCTTTCAACCGCTCATCCGGTCAAGTTCGATTCAGTCGCGGACATACTTGGTAATAACATTTCAGTGCCCGAGTCTGTTGCAAAACTCGAGATGCTCGAGCGAAGGGCGGTTGAGATCACCAGCAGTTACGAAGAAATGGTCGAAATGATCAAGGAGTCGCTATGA
- a CDS encoding homoserine kinase — MKEVTVRAPATVSNVVCGFDCLGFAIDEPFDEVTVRRRDEPGIAIVHKDEFGLPTDPRENVAGVAVEAMLAEAGADFGVEIEIEKAIKPGSGIGSSGASSCGAVVATNWLLEEQFPAVKLIEFAMEGERLASGARHADNVAPCILGGFVLVRSIDPIDVVRLDFPPLFATVIHPQIEVKTAEARAVLPDLVPLRSAVRNWSNLGALVAALEKGDYELIGRSLVDEIVEPARRGLIPHFDEAKAAGLAAGAIGGGISGSGPSIFMLSKTRERAEIVRTAMGEAYESTGIPFNTYLSEIGPQGASLR; from the coding sequence ATGAAAGAAGTAACGGTGCGAGCCCCGGCGACGGTCTCAAATGTTGTCTGCGGATTTGACTGCCTCGGCTTTGCGATCGACGAACCGTTCGATGAGGTGACGGTCCGCAGGAGGGACGAGCCGGGCATAGCGATCGTTCACAAAGACGAATTTGGGTTGCCGACCGATCCGCGAGAGAACGTAGCCGGAGTTGCCGTCGAGGCGATGCTGGCAGAGGCGGGTGCGGACTTTGGGGTTGAGATCGAGATCGAAAAAGCGATCAAGCCGGGAAGCGGTATCGGATCAAGCGGGGCAAGCTCTTGCGGAGCGGTGGTGGCGACGAACTGGCTGCTGGAAGAACAATTCCCAGCGGTGAAGTTGATCGAATTCGCGATGGAAGGCGAGCGGCTCGCCTCTGGTGCTCGCCACGCGGACAACGTTGCGCCGTGTATACTCGGCGGCTTTGTCTTGGTGCGTTCGATCGACCCGATCGATGTTGTTCGGCTCGATTTTCCGCCGCTGTTTGCGACCGTCATCCATCCGCAGATCGAGGTCAAGACCGCCGAGGCACGAGCTGTCCTGCCCGACCTAGTGCCGCTCAGGTCGGCGGTCAGGAACTGGAGCAATCTCGGGGCTCTTGTTGCGGCGCTTGAGAAGGGTGATTACGAACTCATCGGCCGCAGCCTTGTGGACGAAATCGTCGAACCGGCCCGGCGAGGGTTGATACCGCATTTTGACGAAGCAAAAGCTGCCGGGCTCGCGGCCGGGGCGATCGGCGGCGGCATCTCGGGTTCAGGGCCTTCGATATTCATGCTCAGCAAGACACGCGAGCGGGCGGAGATAGTCCGGACGGCAATGGGTGAGGCGTACGAATCAACGGGAATTCCGTTCAATACCTACCTCTCCGAGATCGGTCCGCAAGGGGCTTCGCTCCGGTAA
- a CDS encoding beta-lactamase family protein: MVSNKIKTGTVLRALFLLLLASASVNADAVDRIVRERMQERNIPGAAVAVIRNGKVEKVKGYGLASLEFQAPVSPDSVFEIGSVSKQMTAAGILLLVQDGKVGLDEKISVYLPGTPESWKSVTVRHLLSHTSGIKNYTGLSGFELSRRLSAEQFIAQLSPLPLEFESGERYTYSNSGYNLLAHIIERQSGKKYLDFMRERIFRPLGMNRTGERDPQFIIPLRASGYEWRIDRYTGRDGNLTDLMGAGSITSTIEDMIKWERALRGDAFLRPETKREMWTPFTFNNGERSAYGLGWRISDVRGHKLIGHTGQTAGFGAAIFRYVDSNITVIVLTNLGELGMGSLIATSIAKDFIPTLSLKNIRLANGDDEKRNAFLLEALRARIANRPDASMLTPEILRAITSPRAKAANDRIAKFGEVRKLRFIGTETVENKSIYRYVADADRRLMLWRFSLDSDGRISEMTLEEDE; encoded by the coding sequence ATGGTATCGAACAAAATCAAAACCGGGACAGTTCTTCGAGCATTATTCCTTTTGTTGCTGGCTTCGGCAAGCGTAAATGCGGACGCGGTCGATCGCATCGTTCGCGAACGAATGCAGGAGAGGAATATCCCCGGAGCGGCTGTCGCCGTTATACGCAATGGAAAGGTAGAGAAGGTGAAAGGCTATGGGCTCGCAAGCCTTGAATTTCAGGCGCCTGTTTCGCCCGACTCGGTCTTTGAGATCGGTTCTGTCTCAAAGCAAATGACCGCCGCGGGGATTCTCTTGCTCGTTCAAGACGGAAAGGTCGGGCTCGATGAAAAGATATCAGTATATCTTCCTGGAACTCCCGAGTCTTGGAAAAGTGTCACCGTTCGGCATCTCCTCTCGCATACATCCGGCATTAAAAATTACACGGGGCTTTCCGGCTTTGAGCTTTCCCGCCGACTATCGGCTGAGCAGTTCATAGCGCAGCTTTCGCCGCTCCCTCTGGAGTTCGAGTCCGGCGAGCGATACACCTACAGCAATAGTGGGTACAACCTCCTCGCCCATATAATCGAAAGGCAAAGCGGAAAGAAGTACCTGGACTTCATGCGGGAGCGAATCTTTCGCCCGCTTGGGATGAACCGGACCGGCGAACGCGATCCGCAGTTCATCATTCCGTTGCGGGCTTCGGGATACGAGTGGCGCATCGACCGTTATACCGGACGCGACGGAAACCTCACGGACCTGATGGGTGCCGGTTCGATCACATCAACCATCGAGGACATGATCAAATGGGAACGTGCGCTTCGCGGCGATGCGTTCCTCCGGCCGGAAACAAAACGCGAGATGTGGACACCGTTCACCTTCAACAACGGCGAGCGGTCGGCCTATGGTCTTGGCTGGCGCATTAGCGACGTTCGCGGACACAAGCTGATCGGACACACCGGTCAAACGGCCGGCTTCGGTGCCGCCATTTTTCGTTACGTTGATTCGAACATAACGGTCATCGTTCTTACCAATCTCGGCGAACTCGGAATGGGAAGTTTGATCGCAACATCGATCGCGAAAGATTTTATTCCAACACTTTCACTAAAAAATATTCGCTTGGCAAATGGCGACGATGAAAAGCGAAATGCGTTTCTTCTTGAAGCACTGCGAGCGCGAATTGCGAACCGGCCGGATGCTTCGATGTTAACGCCCGAGATCTTGCGGGCGATCACCTCGCCGCGGGCCAAGGCCGCAAACGATCGTATCGCGAAGTTTGGCGAGGTTCGGAAACTGCGGTTCATAGGGACGGAAACCGTTGAAAATAAAAGTATTTACCGGTACGTTGCCGATGCCGATAGACGGCTTATGCTTTGGCGTTTTTCTCTTGATAGCGATGGCCGGATAAGTGAGATGACACTCGAGGAAGACGAATGA
- a CDS encoding ZIP family metal transporter: MQFTSEPFFNAIIATLIAGLGATALGAVPALFLRKLNERLNNNLLSFAAGVMLAATIFSLLLPSIDGLRNAGSETTSAVTQAIAFLFIGGFALWLVNELVPHEHFGKGPEGPTDAGRLRKIWLFVIAIAIHNFPEGMAVGVANATDNVGTGFGAMMGIGLQNLPEGLSVAVALQSQGYSKLYAFIATALTGAIEVIGGAMGGSVVLISAGLLPWALAFSAGAMLFIVSDEIIPETHRPGFENGATLSLFIGFGLMMFLDAALAT; this comes from the coding sequence ATGCAGTTCACATCCGAGCCATTTTTCAATGCGATCATTGCAACGCTCATCGCCGGGCTCGGAGCGACCGCGCTTGGCGCGGTCCCGGCACTTTTTCTCCGGAAACTGAATGAGCGGTTGAACAACAACCTTCTTAGCTTCGCAGCGGGAGTAATGCTTGCAGCGACAATATTCTCGCTACTTCTGCCGAGCATCGACGGTTTGCGAAACGCGGGTTCTGAAACAACGAGCGCGGTAACGCAGGCGATCGCCTTCCTATTTATCGGCGGCTTCGCTCTCTGGCTGGTCAACGAACTTGTACCGCACGAACACTTTGGAAAGGGACCGGAAGGGCCAACGGACGCCGGCCGACTGAGAAAGATCTGGCTATTTGTGATCGCTATCGCAATACACAATTTTCCCGAGGGAATGGCGGTCGGGGTCGCAAACGCTACCGACAATGTCGGGACCGGATTCGGGGCAATGATGGGTATCGGCCTGCAGAATCTGCCGGAAGGACTTTCGGTCGCCGTTGCGCTGCAATCGCAAGGTTACTCGAAGCTCTATGCCTTCATCGCAACCGCACTTACTGGAGCGATAGAAGTAATAGGAGGCGCGATGGGAGGCTCGGTCGTGCTTATTTCGGCCGGGTTGCTCCCTTGGGCCTTGGCGTTTTCGGCCGGTGCGATGCTCTTTATCGTCAGCGACGAGATCATTCCGGAGACACACCGGCCGGGATTCGAGAACGGCGCGACGCTCTCGCTATTTATCGGCTTCGGACTGATGATGTTCCTTGATGCCGCTCTCGCGACCTAA
- a CDS encoding sigma-54-dependent Fis family transcriptional regulator, producing MANLLIVDDEKNLRTVIQKEMGRHGHKAETAEDGEAAWEKLEAEEFDVVLCDINMPRLDGIGLLKRIREKSPSPPEIIMLTGQGTVETAITAMKLGAYDYLTKPYRIAELAALVKNATEKRDLRADNQRLRAQIEHAKGPMPEIIAESPQMKEVLRLVRRVAPSDTSVLITGESGTGKELVAQAIHRLSQRADKPFIDLNCAAIQDTLLESELFGYEPGAFSGARTRKLGLFELAHGGTLFLDEIMEMPAQLQSKLLRALETRTFFRVGGVKKVEVDVRVVAATNRDPLQAVADGVFRSDLLYRVNSFEIPIAPLRERSEDVEPLAVHLMREIGGANPPILTEPVLDALKRFSWSGNVRHLRNALERASLLSDNGRVTLKELPPEVAHGVERQQISVNYNGSNGSNGAQANAFTYTSPVNLRDSERQQILSALERTGWHRGKTAEILGISPSTLYRRLREYDLEIRR from the coding sequence ATGGCTAACCTCCTCATCGTCGACGACGAAAAAAATCTAAGAACGGTCATTCAAAAAGAAATGGGCCGTCATGGGCATAAGGCCGAAACCGCTGAAGACGGCGAGGCCGCATGGGAAAAACTCGAGGCCGAAGAGTTTGACGTCGTGCTTTGCGATATCAATATGCCTCGGCTTGACGGCATCGGCCTCTTAAAGCGCATCCGCGAAAAGAGTCCTAGCCCGCCCGAGATAATAATGCTCACAGGACAGGGTACGGTCGAAACCGCTATCACCGCGATGAAGCTCGGGGCGTACGATTACCTGACCAAACCGTACCGGATCGCCGAGCTCGCCGCCCTGGTCAAGAACGCCACCGAGAAGCGCGATCTGCGGGCGGATAACCAGCGGCTTCGGGCGCAAATAGAACACGCCAAGGGCCCGATGCCCGAGATCATCGCCGAATCTCCGCAGATGAAAGAAGTTCTGCGCCTTGTTCGCCGCGTCGCTCCTTCAGATACGTCAGTGCTGATCACGGGCGAATCCGGTACCGGTAAGGAACTCGTAGCGCAAGCGATCCACCGCCTCAGCCAGCGGGCTGATAAGCCGTTCATCGATCTCAACTGCGCGGCGATCCAGGATACGCTTCTCGAATCCGAACTCTTCGGTTATGAGCCCGGTGCGTTCTCCGGAGCGCGAACCCGCAAGCTTGGACTCTTTGAACTCGCCCATGGCGGCACGCTTTTCCTCGATGAGATAATGGAGATGCCCGCGCAGCTTCAGTCGAAGCTTCTACGAGCTCTTGAAACGCGAACCTTCTTTCGCGTTGGCGGTGTGAAAAAGGTCGAGGTCGATGTTCGCGTCGTCGCGGCAACCAATCGCGATCCGCTTCAGGCAGTAGCGGACGGCGTCTTTCGCTCAGACCTCTTATATAGGGTGAATAGTTTCGAGATACCGATCGCTCCTCTTCGCGAAAGAAGCGAAGATGTCGAACCGCTCGCCGTTCATCTCATGAGGGAGATCGGTGGAGCAAATCCTCCGATCCTTACCGAACCCGTGCTCGACGCACTTAAACGCTTCAGTTGGTCAGGAAACGTTCGCCATCTCCGCAACGCACTCGAGCGTGCTTCGTTACTCTCTGATAACGGCCGGGTCACGCTTAAGGAGTTGCCCCCGGAGGTCGCTCACGGAGTTGAGCGTCAACAGATCTCGGTCAACTACAACGGCTCAAACGGCTCGAACGGGGCACAGGCGAATGCATTCACATACACAAGCCCGGTCAACCTTCGCGACTCCGAGCGACAGCAGATCCTTAGCGCTCTCGAACGCACGGGTTGGCACCGCGGCAAGACGGCGGAAATACTCGGCATCTCGCCTTCGACACTTTATCGCAGGCTTCGTGAATATGATCTCGAAATTCGCCGGTAG
- a CDS encoding PAS domain-containing protein, producing MAQTSARKRTVPRAEQVRRGSEASDELKFISELGRSLLFMVHPKKVAARVAVALRQRLDAEACVFLSELENIGVVSFGVDRRGELLTSFFHRPRFERWLELLPPQVGHPEDDRAEFMIDSIEHSVEYVSPLHINGKVKGLIAVGFNDTADFDDVKANLIEAATRMAAMSINLSAHYEAAINTSITRAKEEHRRFTEAILDSLPVSIYVIDRDYRIVTWNRQREVGLQGIPRDEAIGRNVFTVLARYPEGRVRHEFEEVFRTGDIQRIEQQTTAEDGSTKHWMVSKIPMRNPDTDEVTHVITVGEDVTMRVEAIHAVGRAEKLAAVGRLAAGVVHEINNPLATIAACAEALEHRADDGSFAGSDAIVDLHEYLELIKSEAFRCKSITTGLLDFSRMRTGERSPIDLGEILRSSVNLISHQRRGDNIAIDIDIEDGLPPVNADGGQIQQAVIALATNAIDAMPEGGTLTFRAFAGNRRVSVEISDTGIGIPAEDMSKIFEPFFTTKDVGKGTGLGLAVCYGIITDHGGRLSVRSNVGKGTTFTIALPVVKELA from the coding sequence ATGGCTCAAACATCTGCAAGAAAGCGAACTGTACCCAGAGCGGAACAAGTGCGCCGCGGGTCCGAAGCGTCAGACGAGCTCAAGTTCATCTCGGAGCTTGGGCGGAGCCTTCTCTTCATGGTTCATCCGAAGAAGGTCGCGGCTCGCGTTGCCGTTGCGCTCAGGCAGCGGCTTGATGCAGAGGCGTGCGTATTTCTTTCGGAGTTGGAGAATATTGGGGTCGTCAGTTTCGGTGTTGATCGCCGCGGAGAATTGCTGACCAGCTTTTTCCACCGCCCAAGATTTGAGCGATGGCTTGAGCTCCTTCCGCCGCAGGTTGGGCATCCGGAGGACGACCGGGCGGAGTTCATGATCGACAGCATCGAGCATTCGGTCGAATACGTTTCGCCGCTGCATATCAACGGAAAGGTAAAGGGCTTGATAGCGGTCGGCTTTAACGATACCGCCGACTTTGACGACGTAAAGGCCAATCTCATCGAAGCCGCAACCCGAATGGCGGCCATGAGCATCAACCTCTCGGCCCATTATGAGGCCGCGATCAATACCTCTATAACGCGGGCGAAAGAAGAGCATCGCCGGTTTACCGAAGCGATCCTCGATTCGCTTCCGGTTTCGATCTATGTCATCGATCGCGATTACCGCATCGTCACCTGGAACCGCCAACGTGAGGTCGGCTTGCAGGGCATACCTCGTGACGAAGCCATCGGCCGGAATGTATTCACAGTGCTTGCCCGCTACCCGGAAGGCCGCGTACGACACGAATTTGAAGAGGTATTCCGCACCGGAGATATCCAGCGGATCGAGCAACAAACCACCGCCGAAGACGGATCAACGAAGCACTGGATGGTAAGCAAGATACCCATGCGGAACCCCGATACCGATGAGGTCACGCACGTGATCACGGTCGGAGAGGATGTGACGATGCGCGTTGAGGCCATTCACGCCGTTGGCCGTGCAGAAAAGCTCGCAGCGGTCGGCCGGCTTGCGGCCGGCGTTGTACACGAGATAAACAATCCGCTGGCGACGATCGCCGCCTGTGCCGAAGCTCTCGAGCACCGCGCAGACGACGGTTCCTTCGCAGGCAGCGATGCGATCGTTGATCTGCACGAATATCTTGAGCTCATAAAGAGCGAAGCTTTCCGCTGCAAATCGATAACAACCGGCTTGCTTGACTTCAGCCGGATGCGGACCGGTGAAAGGTCGCCGATCGATCTTGGCGAGATCCTTCGCTCGTCGGTCAACCTGATCTCACACCAGCGTCGCGGGGACAACATTGCGATCGACATCGACATTGAAGACGGTCTCCCTCCGGTCAATGCCGATGGCGGCCAGATACAGCAAGCGGTGATCGCACTTGCGACAAACGCTATCGACGCGATGCCCGAGGGCGGCACGCTTACGTTTCGTGCGTTCGCCGGAAATCGGCGCGTCTCGGTAGAGATCAGCGATACGGGCATCGGTATTCCCGCCGAGGATATGTCTAAGATCTTCGAACCGTTCTTCACCACGAAGGACGTCGGGAAAGGAACCGGCCTCGGCCTCGCGGTCTGTTACGGAATTATCACCGACCATGGCGGACGTCTTTCTGTCCGTTCGAATGTCGGTAAAGGAACAACATTCACGATCGCTCTCCCGGTCGTGAAAGAACTGGCTTGA